From the genome of Desulfonatronum sp. SC1:
AGAATCTCCGCCGGAGTGATGATCTGCCCGTCGATTCGGTTCAATGTGCGGATCCGGCTGTGACCGTCGTTCACGCGCTTCACTTCACGGGACATCTGGCCCATGTTCAACTCCGGGACGATGACGGTCCGGCATTGCCGGATTATCCGGTCCACGGCCGGTCGCGGGAAGGGGAACAGGGTCTTCAGCTTGAGCAGACCGGCCTTGATGCCCTTTTCCCGGGCCTGCAGCACGGCCAGATGCGCGGAGCGGGCCACGCAGCCGTAGGCGATCACCGCCACCTCGGCGTCCTCGCAGGCCGTCTCCTCGACGATCTGGATGTCGTAGAAAAACTGATCGATTTTGCGGAACAACCGCTGCATCAGCTTTTCCACTTCATCGGGCCGGGAGGTGGGATAGCCGTTGACGTCGTGGGTCAGGCCGGTGACGTGGAACCGGTAGCCTTCTCCCAGAGCCGGCATGGGCGGAACCCCGCGCATTGATTCCTCGTAAGGCACGAACCATTCCGGGGGCATGGAGGGCTTGATCCGGGAAAAAATTTCGTAGGTGTCCCTGTTGGGGATATGAATTTTTTCACGGGTATGCGCCGTGATCTCGTCCAGCAGGAGAATGACCGGCGAACGGTACTTTTCGGACAAGTTGAAGGCCCGCACGGTCATGTCCAGACACTCCTGCACGTCACTGGCTGAAAGGACGATGATCGGGTGGTCGCCGTGGGTGCCCCAGCGGGCCTGCTGCACGTCGCCCTGGGCCGGGCTGGTGGGCATCCCGGTGCTGGGGCCGCCGCGCATCACGTTGACGATCACCAGCGGCGTCTCGGTCATGGAGGCGTAGCCGATGTGTTCCTGCATCAGGGAAAATCCCGGCCCCGAGGTGGCGGTCATGGATTTCCGACCGGCCAGGGACGCGCCGAT
Proteins encoded in this window:
- a CDS encoding 2-oxoacid:acceptor oxidoreductase subunit alpha codes for the protein MPTKVKKNQRKEERAIFALGNEAVVEGALLAGCSFFAGYPITPSTEIAEIMAERLPGIPEGVFIQMEDEIASLGAVIGASLAGRKSMTATSGPGFSLMQEHIGYASMTETPLVIVNVMRGGPSTGMPTSPAQGDVQQARWGTHGDHPIIVLSASDVQECLDMTVRAFNLSEKYRSPVILLLDEITAHTREKIHIPNRDTYEIFSRIKPSMPPEWFVPYEESMRGVPPMPALGEGYRFHVTGLTHDVNGYPTSRPDEVEKLMQRLFRKIDQFFYDIQIVEETACEDAEVAVIAYGCVARSAHLAVLQAREKGIKAGLLKLKTLFPFPRPAVDRIIRQCRTVIVPELNMGQMSREVKRVNDGHSRIRTLNRIDGQIITPAEILKLLVKA